A stretch of Streptomyces vietnamensis DNA encodes these proteins:
- a CDS encoding DUF6542 domain-containing protein — MEQHRTSQPQGRRRPQTPATPPVAPPGALVEGAAVYRVTGRSGRAPGRARVERAGAAAAPGAPAGRPSGRPAGRRPVPPVVLALRRLPSPRLTGLGAGLFASAVMLALGLLDQLLLDGSPVVYGLLFLPVSALTALWVRTADLVTAPIGVPIAFAVGVVPVAGGTGGFGGQAMAVVTALAVHAGWLYGGTLVAGLIASVRKVRDMGRRHQRTAPRPGAGEGSGGRAPAAGRRPVV, encoded by the coding sequence GTGGAGCAGCACAGGACAAGTCAGCCGCAAGGCCGCCGAAGGCCGCAGACCCCCGCCACGCCGCCGGTCGCACCGCCCGGCGCGCTCGTGGAGGGCGCGGCCGTCTACCGCGTGACCGGCCGGTCCGGGCGCGCCCCCGGTCGCGCCCGCGTGGAGCGGGCCGGGGCGGCGGCCGCCCCCGGAGCCCCGGCCGGTCGCCCGTCCGGGCGGCCCGCCGGGCGCCGGCCCGTGCCGCCCGTCGTCCTCGCCCTGCGCCGGCTCCCCTCGCCCCGCCTCACCGGGCTCGGCGCCGGGCTCTTCGCCTCCGCCGTCATGCTCGCCCTCGGCCTGCTCGACCAGCTGCTCCTCGACGGCTCCCCCGTCGTCTACGGTCTGCTGTTCCTGCCGGTCAGCGCCCTGACCGCGCTCTGGGTCCGCACCGCCGACCTCGTCACCGCCCCGATCGGCGTCCCCATCGCCTTCGCCGTCGGCGTCGTCCCCGTCGCGGGCGGCACGGGCGGCTTCGGCGGCCAGGCCATGGCCGTCGTGACCGCCCTCGCCGTGCACGCCGGGTGGCTGTACGGCGGAACCCTCGTCGCCGGCCTCATCGCGAGCGTCCGCAAGGTGCGGGACATGGGGCGCCGGCATCAGCGCACCGCGCCCCGTCCGGGGGCGGGCGAGGGCTCGGGCGGGCGGGCGCCCGCCGCAGGACGCCGGCCCGTCGTGTAA
- the ychF gene encoding redox-regulated ATPase YchF — MSLTIGIVGLPNVGKSTLFNALTKNDVLAANYPFATIEPNVGVVGVPDPRLTKLAEIFGSQRILPATVDFVDIAGIVRGASEGEGLGNKFLANIRESDAICQVIRAFKDENVVHVDGKVSPKDDIETINTELILADLQTIEKVLPRLQKEMRIKKDTAPKVAAVEAAQAILEKGDTLFSQGIVQGSEKAELLHDLHLLTTKPFLYVFNVDEDELTDEAFKAEQSALVAPAEAIFLNAKLEADLAELDEEDAMELLQSVGAEEPGLATLARVGFATLGLQTYLTAGPKESRAWTIKQGATAPEAAGVIHTDFQKGFIKAEVISFADLVETGSVADARAAGKARMEGKEYVMQDGDVVEFRFNV, encoded by the coding sequence GTGTCGCTCACGATCGGAATCGTCGGTCTGCCGAATGTCGGCAAGTCGACCCTGTTCAACGCCCTGACCAAGAACGACGTGCTGGCGGCCAACTACCCGTTCGCCACGATCGAGCCCAACGTCGGCGTCGTCGGTGTCCCCGACCCCCGCCTGACCAAGCTCGCGGAGATCTTCGGCTCCCAGCGCATCCTCCCGGCGACGGTCGACTTCGTCGACATCGCGGGCATCGTGCGCGGCGCGAGCGAGGGCGAGGGCCTGGGCAACAAGTTCCTCGCGAACATCCGCGAGTCGGACGCGATCTGCCAGGTCATCCGTGCCTTCAAGGACGAGAACGTCGTCCACGTCGACGGCAAGGTCTCGCCGAAGGACGACATCGAGACGATCAACACGGAGCTGATCCTCGCGGACCTCCAGACGATCGAGAAGGTCCTGCCGCGCCTCCAGAAGGAGATGCGGATCAAGAAGGACACGGCGCCCAAGGTCGCCGCCGTCGAGGCCGCCCAGGCGATCCTGGAGAAGGGCGACACCCTCTTCTCGCAGGGCATCGTCCAGGGCTCGGAGAAGGCGGAGCTCCTGCACGACCTCCACCTCCTCACCACGAAGCCGTTCCTGTACGTCTTCAACGTGGACGAGGACGAGCTGACGGACGAGGCCTTCAAGGCCGAGCAGAGCGCCCTGGTCGCCCCGGCCGAGGCGATCTTCCTCAACGCCAAGCTGGAGGCGGACCTCGCCGAGCTCGACGAGGAGGACGCCATGGAGCTCCTCCAGTCCGTCGGCGCCGAGGAGCCCGGCCTCGCCACCCTCGCCCGCGTCGGCTTCGCCACCCTCGGCCTCCAGACCTACCTGACGGCCGGCCCGAAGGAATCCCGCGCCTGGACGATCAAGCAGGGCGCGACGGCCCCCGAGGCGGCCGGTGTCATCCACACCGACTTCCAGAAGGGCTTCATCAAGGCCGAGGTCATCTCCTTCGCCGACCTCGTCGAAACGGGCTCGGTCGCCGACGCCCGCGCCGCCGGCAAGGCCCGCATGGAGGGCAAGGAGTACGTCATGCAGGACGGCGACGTCGTGGAGTTCCGCTTCAACGTCTGA
- a CDS encoding DEAD/DEAH box helicase family protein, giving the protein MSAVGSPGTQDAKLARLAQQSRNFGFLLPHTPLLVAYGAAAESYVFSDPNTSLIKSRQFGETLAADLVRRARIRNAGTTQFERLKALDTEGYLHGNVGAAFHEVRAFGNDANHGDHDNSDDAFRALRSCFRLGVWYHRLLTGSREQIAFVPPDPARTPAARNQRLRDEVAQARKALEEARLTYQDQASKAEAEQAARAAAERELSAARAEQEGLARSIAALQEQLKHVEAAQEADYARQRRAEATDSSAASAAVAERARLLDNAEAAAREPLTEVQVRARLDQMLTEAGWQVQDIAEQNLWHQGDHRGNGVAVRETTTARGRADYALYVDRKLVGVIEAKREGADLSAAEAQADRYADHPTDAQQRMLAWRREEPLPFRYVSDGGETRFRSTLDPDSRTRRLFSFHQPRTLARWIRQADEDPQAPSYRARLRWRMPELDERPLRPAQISAVRGVEDSVALGRGQQGMGQSRSLVQMATGAGKTFTAVTFSYRMLKHARAERVLFLVDRNNLGDQAVAEFENFITPDGARKFADLYHVQRLGAEGMKPSSKVVVSTVQRLYMELTGERPTGALVEDAEGERAYDIPGPVEVGYNPDIPPESFDLIVVDECHRSIYGKWRSVLEYFDAPIVGLTATPVAQTFGYFNGNLVSEYTYQEAVADGVNVDFSVYEIGTRITAEGGVIAQGTIPVRDRRTRRQRYEDLDEDVEYGANQVGVGVISKDQLRTVIRTFRERLFTEIFPERGKRDGSNGELLWDEMYVPKTLIFAKNDNHAEEIVEVVRDVFGKGNDFCAKITHAAKKADERLADFRNLPQLRIAVTVDMIATGTDVKPLECLLFLRDVKSWAYFEQMKGRGARTLSLTEFEKVTPGVGPKTRFVIVDAVGVTQKKKVDAAPLERHTEKQVSLEKLLRKAGAGTIEEEEVSTLAARLAKLDIQMTPEERGEIEQLTGGRPLKGIIHGMVRAVSADDQQKVRDAAHLTGRDPEREVRALIDHAVQPLAAAPKLRARLLEMRRAKDILYDETSRDELVTAGAVVENEAASRDVVTSWRQYIDANRDEIAALAIAFNAGSDTPPADALRHLQNVARAIARPPRAWTPDRLWTAYEQVGEAALRGAQTRRTAADLLALLRYELAGGAERGAPQPIPHEERVRERYAAWLTRQHQAGVRFSDRQRWWLDHIAAATIERVRFDTADLDYAPFAARNGTDGFLAEFGERQAEHIIDELDRELSA; this is encoded by the coding sequence ATGAGTGCGGTCGGCTCGCCCGGCACCCAGGACGCCAAACTGGCCAGGCTGGCCCAGCAGTCGCGGAACTTCGGTTTTCTGCTGCCGCATACTCCCCTGCTCGTGGCCTACGGGGCAGCAGCCGAGAGTTACGTCTTCAGCGACCCCAATACTTCCTTGATCAAGTCGAGGCAGTTCGGTGAGACGCTCGCGGCGGACCTGGTCCGCAGGGCGCGGATCAGGAACGCGGGCACCACACAGTTCGAGCGGCTGAAGGCCCTCGACACGGAGGGGTACCTGCACGGAAACGTCGGGGCCGCCTTCCACGAGGTCCGCGCCTTCGGCAACGACGCCAACCATGGTGACCACGACAACTCCGACGACGCATTCCGGGCCCTGCGATCCTGCTTCAGGCTCGGAGTCTGGTACCACCGCCTGCTGACTGGCTCGCGCGAGCAGATCGCATTCGTACCCCCGGACCCGGCCCGTACGCCGGCCGCACGCAACCAACGTCTGCGCGATGAGGTGGCCCAGGCCCGCAAGGCCCTCGAAGAGGCCCGACTCACTTACCAGGACCAGGCGTCCAAGGCGGAGGCCGAACAGGCGGCTCGGGCCGCCGCCGAACGTGAGCTCTCCGCGGCTCGCGCCGAACAAGAGGGTCTCGCCCGTTCGATCGCTGCGCTCCAGGAGCAGCTGAAGCACGTCGAAGCGGCCCAGGAGGCCGACTACGCACGGCAGCGCCGGGCCGAAGCCACCGACAGCTCGGCGGCCTCCGCCGCCGTCGCGGAGCGCGCCCGCCTCCTCGACAACGCCGAAGCGGCCGCCCGCGAGCCCCTCACCGAGGTACAGGTTCGCGCCCGCCTCGACCAGATGCTCACCGAGGCGGGCTGGCAGGTCCAGGACATCGCGGAGCAGAACCTTTGGCATCAGGGCGACCACCGGGGCAACGGCGTCGCCGTCCGCGAGACCACGACAGCACGCGGCCGGGCCGACTACGCGCTGTACGTGGACCGCAAGCTGGTCGGTGTCATCGAGGCCAAGCGCGAAGGAGCCGACCTGTCCGCTGCCGAGGCTCAGGCCGACCGGTACGCCGACCACCCCACCGACGCCCAGCAGCGCATGCTCGCTTGGAGGCGAGAGGAACCCCTGCCGTTCCGTTACGTGAGCGACGGCGGTGAGACCCGCTTCCGCAGCACCCTCGACCCCGACTCCCGTACCCGCCGGCTCTTCTCCTTCCACCAGCCACGCACCCTGGCCCGCTGGATCCGCCAGGCCGACGAAGACCCACAGGCCCCGAGCTACCGCGCCCGTCTCCGCTGGCGCATGCCCGAACTGGACGAGCGCCCGCTGCGCCCTGCGCAGATCTCCGCTGTCCGCGGGGTCGAGGACTCGGTAGCCCTCGGCCGGGGCCAGCAGGGCATGGGTCAATCCCGTTCTCTGGTGCAGATGGCCACCGGCGCTGGCAAGACCTTCACTGCGGTGACCTTCTCGTACCGGATGCTGAAGCATGCGCGCGCCGAGCGAGTCCTCTTCCTCGTCGACCGCAACAACCTGGGCGACCAGGCAGTCGCCGAGTTCGAGAACTTCATCACCCCCGACGGTGCCCGCAAGTTCGCCGACCTCTACCACGTCCAGCGGCTCGGCGCCGAAGGCATGAAGCCGTCGTCCAAGGTGGTCGTGTCCACCGTCCAACGCCTGTACATGGAACTGACCGGCGAACGCCCGACGGGCGCCCTCGTGGAAGACGCCGAGGGAGAACGGGCCTACGATATTCCCGGCCCGGTCGAGGTTGGCTACAACCCGGACATCCCGCCGGAGTCCTTCGACCTGATCGTGGTCGACGAGTGCCACCGCTCCATCTACGGCAAGTGGCGCTCGGTCCTGGAGTACTTCGACGCGCCTATCGTGGGCCTCACCGCCACTCCGGTCGCGCAGACCTTCGGCTATTTCAACGGCAACCTGGTCAGCGAGTACACCTACCAGGAGGCCGTCGCCGACGGTGTCAACGTCGACTTCTCCGTGTACGAGATCGGCACCCGTATAACGGCCGAGGGCGGTGTCATCGCCCAGGGCACCATCCCGGTCCGAGACCGGCGCACCCGACGCCAGCGCTACGAGGACCTCGACGAGGACGTCGAGTACGGCGCGAACCAAGTCGGTGTGGGCGTCATCAGCAAGGACCAGCTGCGCACCGTGATCCGCACCTTCCGAGAGCGGCTCTTCACCGAGATCTTCCCCGAGCGCGGCAAGCGCGACGGTTCCAATGGTGAGCTGCTGTGGGACGAGATGTACGTCCCCAAGACCCTGATCTTCGCGAAGAACGACAACCATGCCGAAGAGATCGTCGAAGTCGTCCGTGACGTCTTCGGCAAGGGCAACGACTTCTGCGCCAAGATCACCCACGCGGCGAAGAAGGCTGATGAGCGCCTGGCGGACTTCCGTAACCTGCCTCAGCTGCGGATCGCCGTCACCGTCGACATGATCGCCACCGGTACCGACGTCAAGCCCTTGGAATGCCTGCTCTTCCTGCGTGACGTGAAGAGCTGGGCATACTTCGAGCAGATGAAGGGCCGCGGCGCCCGCACCCTCTCCCTCACCGAGTTCGAGAAGGTGACGCCCGGCGTCGGCCCAAAGACCCGCTTCGTCATCGTCGACGCGGTGGGCGTCACGCAGAAGAAGAAGGTCGACGCGGCCCCTCTGGAGCGCCACACCGAGAAGCAGGTCAGTTTGGAGAAGCTGCTGCGGAAGGCCGGGGCCGGCACCATCGAGGAGGAAGAGGTCTCCACCCTCGCCGCCCGCCTTGCCAAGCTCGACATCCAGATGACCCCTGAGGAGCGCGGCGAGATCGAGCAGCTTACCGGCGGCCGCCCCCTCAAGGGGATCATTCACGGCATGGTCCGCGCGGTCTCGGCCGACGACCAGCAGAAGGTACGGGACGCCGCCCACCTGACCGGCCGCGACCCCGAGCGGGAGGTGCGGGCGCTCATCGACCACGCCGTCCAGCCCCTCGCTGCTGCCCCGAAGCTGCGTGCCCGGCTACTCGAGATGCGTCGCGCAAAGGACATCCTCTACGACGAGACCAGCCGAGACGAGCTGGTCACCGCAGGTGCGGTGGTGGAGAACGAGGCGGCCTCCCGGGATGTCGTCACCAGCTGGCGGCAGTACATCGATGCCAACCGCGACGAAATCGCCGCCCTCGCCATCGCCTTCAACGCCGGCTCCGACACCCCACCGGCTGACGCCCTGCGACACTTGCAGAACGTGGCCCGTGCCATCGCCCGTCCCCCACGCGCCTGGACCCCGGACCGCCTGTGGACCGCCTACGAGCAGGTCGGCGAGGCCGCACTACGTGGTGCTCAGACGCGCCGGACCGCGGCCGACCTCCTCGCTCTGCTCCGCTACGAACTCGCCGGCGGAGCCGAACGCGGCGCCCCCCAACCGATTCCGCACGAGGAACGCGTCCGCGAACGCTACGCGGCCTGGCTCACCCGCCAACATCAGGCAGGCGTCCGTTTCAGCGACCGTCAGCGCTGGTGGCTCGACCACATCGCAGCCGCCACGATCGAACGTGTACGCTTCGACACCGCCGACCTCGACTATGCCCCGTTTGCCGCCCGTAACGGTACGGACGGCTTCCTCGCCGAATTCGGCGAACGGCAGGCAGAACACATCATCGACGAACTCGACAGGGAGCTGAGCGCGTGA
- a CDS encoding restriction endonuclease subunit S, translating to MTGTAVDVAEIREIGGVASGGGNSGMVGGGGESDLPNGWARATLGELGEWFGGSTPSKRNPHYWSDGTIPWLSPKDMGEAVLSGTQDFIHESAIKETNLKLIPAGSVTFVVRSGILERKVPVAYVPFEVTLNQDMKAIAPHDGIDARWLAAAIKASEHRILTQCRKQGTTVASLEVPWLQAFEILVPPLAEQRRIVAKLDEQLTRVKAGERSVQAALSKCDLFMEQILALGTSGGLSHTDRFPTDISPADSDDGELPDLPVGWTWRRLGEIAAVVGGITKDSKKQGDPDYVEVPYLRVANVQRGRLILDRVETIRVPPAKAESLRLVPGDVLLNEGGDRDKLGRGWIWEAQIDDCIHQNHVFRARVIGDVLSPLLLAWHANSFGKSWCDRNGKQTVNLASISLRKIKLLPVPVPPRDEQDDLVQLIENYVEQAEVFRQTAKASLAQVADLRAALLHAAFTGTLVPQDPTDEPASVLLDRIRAQRSAASTRSTRRRAPRTSKSTGNPGQGELPL from the coding sequence GTGACGGGGACCGCCGTGGACGTCGCGGAAATTAGGGAAATCGGGGGCGTGGCCTCCGGCGGCGGGAATTCCGGAATGGTGGGCGGCGGAGGCGAGTCGGACCTTCCTAATGGTTGGGCTCGCGCGACGCTCGGTGAACTTGGCGAATGGTTCGGCGGAAGCACTCCGTCGAAGCGGAACCCGCACTACTGGTCAGATGGGACGATCCCCTGGCTATCCCCCAAGGACATGGGGGAGGCAGTCCTCTCCGGCACGCAAGATTTTATTCACGAATCAGCCATCAAAGAAACCAACCTCAAGCTAATCCCGGCCGGTTCGGTTACCTTCGTCGTCCGTTCTGGAATTCTCGAACGCAAAGTCCCAGTCGCTTACGTCCCCTTCGAAGTGACCCTCAACCAGGACATGAAGGCGATCGCGCCACACGATGGAATCGACGCACGTTGGCTGGCGGCAGCGATCAAGGCGAGCGAGCATCGAATTCTCACCCAGTGCCGAAAGCAGGGAACAACCGTCGCTTCCCTCGAAGTTCCGTGGCTGCAAGCGTTCGAAATCCTTGTTCCGCCGCTCGCCGAGCAGCGCCGCATCGTCGCAAAACTGGACGAGCAGCTGACTCGCGTCAAGGCCGGTGAGCGCTCCGTTCAGGCAGCCCTAAGTAAGTGCGACCTCTTCATGGAACAGATCCTCGCCCTGGGAACCAGCGGTGGCCTGAGTCACACTGATCGATTCCCTACCGATATTTCACCTGCAGACTCAGACGACGGCGAACTCCCTGATCTTCCTGTCGGATGGACTTGGAGGCGACTTGGTGAGATCGCAGCCGTCGTCGGTGGAATCACCAAGGACAGCAAGAAACAGGGCGATCCGGACTACGTCGAAGTCCCCTATCTTCGCGTAGCTAATGTGCAACGCGGTCGGCTCATACTGGACAGAGTAGAAACTATCCGGGTACCCCCTGCTAAGGCCGAATCTCTCCGGCTGGTCCCGGGAGACGTACTCCTCAACGAGGGAGGAGACCGTGACAAGCTCGGCCGGGGATGGATCTGGGAGGCGCAAATCGATGACTGCATTCACCAGAATCATGTCTTCCGAGCCCGTGTAATTGGTGATGTTCTTTCACCTCTACTCCTCGCATGGCATGCGAACAGTTTCGGGAAGTCCTGGTGCGACCGCAATGGCAAGCAGACAGTGAACCTCGCGTCGATCAGCCTTCGCAAGATAAAGCTGCTCCCTGTCCCTGTTCCTCCACGTGATGAGCAAGACGATCTGGTCCAGCTCATCGAGAACTACGTGGAACAAGCCGAAGTCTTTCGGCAGACAGCGAAGGCGTCCCTTGCACAGGTTGCCGACCTAAGAGCCGCTCTCCTGCACGCCGCCTTCACTGGCACCCTTGTCCCCCAGGACCCCACCGACGAGCCCGCTTCCGTACTGCTCGACCGCATCCGCGCTCAGCGCTCCGCCGCCAGCACGAGGAGCACGCGCCGCCGCGCCCCGCGCACCAGCAAGTCGACCGGCAATCCCGGTCAGGGAGAACTACCCCTGTGA
- a CDS encoding type I restriction-modification system subunit M, producing MSTDKPVTTSAQESPQGTVPLGPQTTSRATAVESTSTLVNRLWSYCELLRHSGVSTLDYVEQLTYLLFLKMADERANRPAKFCRNLPEEPLVPPGWDWASLTTRSGDALLDHYEFVLKDLGSRGGTMLGEVFAKSSNKIHEPAVLERLIKDLINPYRWTTEDQDLKGDAYEGLLQRGAEDRKTGAGQYFTPRPVIDAMVDCVRPQVGETITDPACGTGGFLIAAHAHLNQHYQEQLYGDEGRKLQTGAITGYELVRETARLALMNMLLHNIGTSEAKPLITVQDSLAKSPSRFYDIVFANPPFGVGSVTGEAYTARKDFWTQTTNKQLNFVQHIYNLLKTNGRAAVVLPDNVLFESGAGETIRRNLLNLCDVHTLLRLPTGIFYANGVKANVLFFDKTGQRTGGRPGTRQLWVYDFRTDQRFTLKQRQLRREHLDDFVAAFHSGGTDFSARKPTDRFQAYDYEELITRDKVNLDLTVLRAGTDSTHTALASPDVIAQEIVGELEAALAEFTLVAQALKKEAAPERGTGTGATSTTDDDSDEAGEARAG from the coding sequence ATGAGCACCGACAAGCCCGTCACCACCTCGGCACAGGAGTCGCCCCAGGGAACCGTTCCCCTGGGGCCTCAGACCACGTCCAGGGCGACCGCGGTCGAGTCGACCAGCACTCTTGTCAACCGACTCTGGTCGTACTGCGAGCTCCTGCGCCACTCCGGGGTCTCCACTCTCGATTACGTCGAGCAGCTCACGTACCTCCTCTTCCTGAAGATGGCGGACGAGCGGGCCAACCGCCCGGCCAAGTTCTGCCGCAACTTGCCGGAGGAGCCTCTCGTTCCTCCGGGCTGGGACTGGGCAAGCCTGACCACGCGCTCAGGTGACGCGTTGCTCGATCACTACGAGTTCGTCCTCAAGGACCTCGGTTCGCGCGGCGGCACCATGCTCGGCGAAGTCTTCGCGAAGTCAAGCAACAAGATCCACGAACCGGCCGTCCTGGAGCGGCTGATCAAGGATCTGATCAACCCGTACCGCTGGACCACCGAGGACCAGGACCTGAAGGGCGACGCGTACGAGGGCCTGCTGCAGCGCGGCGCCGAGGACCGCAAGACCGGCGCCGGCCAGTACTTCACTCCCCGCCCTGTCATCGACGCCATGGTCGACTGTGTCCGGCCCCAGGTCGGCGAGACCATCACCGACCCAGCCTGCGGAACGGGCGGCTTTCTCATCGCCGCCCATGCCCACCTCAATCAGCACTACCAGGAACAGCTCTACGGTGATGAGGGCCGCAAGCTGCAAACCGGCGCGATCACTGGCTACGAGCTGGTCCGGGAGACCGCCCGTCTGGCGCTGATGAACATGCTGCTGCACAACATCGGCACATCCGAGGCCAAGCCACTGATCACCGTGCAGGACTCCCTGGCGAAGTCTCCCTCGCGGTTCTACGACATCGTCTTCGCCAACCCGCCCTTCGGCGTTGGCTCAGTGACGGGGGAGGCGTACACCGCCCGCAAGGACTTCTGGACCCAGACCACCAACAAACAGCTCAACTTCGTCCAGCACATCTACAACTTGCTGAAGACCAACGGCCGGGCAGCCGTCGTCCTCCCCGACAACGTGCTCTTCGAGTCAGGTGCCGGCGAGACGATCCGCCGCAACCTGCTGAACCTGTGCGATGTGCACACGCTGCTGCGCCTGCCCACCGGCATCTTCTACGCCAACGGTGTCAAGGCCAATGTCCTGTTCTTCGACAAGACCGGCCAGCGCACCGGAGGCCGCCCCGGCACCAGGCAGCTGTGGGTCTACGACTTCCGCACCGACCAGCGGTTCACCCTCAAGCAGCGGCAGCTGCGCCGCGAGCACCTGGACGACTTCGTCGCCGCCTTCCACTCGGGCGGCACCGATTTCTCCGCTCGCAAGCCCACTGATCGCTTCCAGGCTTACGATTACGAAGAACTGATCACTCGTGACAAGGTGAATCTCGACCTGACCGTCCTCCGAGCGGGAACGGACTCCACACATACGGCCCTCGCGTCGCCTGACGTGATCGCCCAGGAGATCGTGGGTGAACTGGAGGCCGCTTTGGCCGAGTTCACCCTCGTTGCCCAGGCCCTGAAGAAGGAGGCAGCCCCGGAGAGGGGCACGGGAACGGGAGCGACCAGCACCACCGACGACGACAGCGATGAAGCAGGGGAAGCCCGCGCGGGGTAG
- a CDS encoding HsdM family class I SAM-dependent methyltransferase gives MSGIPPQSGQLERHWTAESIVRRWWAFYNDKTSTRALTKIEFAEHIAYLLFLKLDHERANRPGKFASRPVAPSIDTWPHLVERGGEDLHSYLARTMRTLGTPTPDNQRRTTASVLFHDAQPWNIDRMSELRQLITEEINPYRWAQVPDGELGRAFAQLLSDCYDDMLKKRETGQFLTPPPLLAVVAKALALTPDDRIIDPACGIGSTLIAAHREMEGHGTKVDDSAIAGADIDPQMCRLATMNVLLNTRRLFAGIPPIQRSDSLSRRARAIQRQDRDVAATVALCNPPFKSTDAAVDTTHRDDFWAPKADLPTNFLQHIAITLPQGARAAVFAPDSVLFGKGAAATVRRNLLLNCDVHTLLRLPTGIFRGTNSKANILFFTKSAPRPSGEPATRALWVYDARTGNHRTDTGNPLTEDDLSDFLAAYRPDDPDHSSRIPSRQFKQYPVADLLARPSTSLELWANLTEDQQDLGSPRDIAASIVAELNNASSSFQAVVDSLAPGQ, from the coding sequence ATGTCGGGGATTCCGCCGCAGAGTGGGCAGCTTGAGAGGCACTGGACCGCCGAATCGATCGTCCGCCGCTGGTGGGCGTTCTACAACGACAAGACCAGCACCCGGGCCCTGACAAAGATCGAGTTCGCTGAGCACATCGCCTACCTGCTCTTCCTCAAGCTCGACCACGAACGCGCAAACCGGCCCGGCAAGTTCGCCTCCCGTCCGGTCGCGCCATCGATCGACACCTGGCCGCACCTGGTCGAACGCGGCGGCGAAGACCTCCACAGCTACCTGGCCCGCACCATGCGCACGCTCGGCACGCCAACCCCGGACAACCAGCGTCGCACCACCGCCAGTGTCCTCTTCCATGACGCACAGCCGTGGAACATCGACCGGATGAGCGAGCTGCGGCAGCTCATCACCGAGGAGATCAACCCGTACCGTTGGGCCCAGGTCCCCGACGGCGAGCTCGGACGGGCCTTCGCCCAACTTCTCTCCGACTGCTACGACGACATGCTCAAGAAGCGCGAGACTGGGCAGTTCCTGACCCCACCGCCGCTCCTCGCCGTGGTCGCCAAGGCCCTCGCCCTCACCCCGGACGACCGGATCATCGACCCGGCCTGCGGCATTGGCAGCACGCTGATCGCCGCCCATCGGGAAATGGAGGGCCACGGCACCAAGGTGGACGACTCCGCCATCGCGGGAGCCGACATCGATCCCCAGATGTGCCGTCTCGCCACCATGAATGTGCTCCTCAACACCCGCCGGCTGTTCGCGGGGATTCCCCCGATACAGCGTTCGGACTCCCTCTCCCGCAGGGCAAGGGCCATTCAGCGGCAGGATCGGGATGTCGCCGCGACCGTGGCTCTGTGCAACCCACCCTTCAAGAGCACCGACGCGGCTGTTGACACCACCCACCGCGACGACTTCTGGGCGCCCAAGGCGGACCTTCCCACCAACTTCCTCCAGCACATCGCCATCACCTTGCCGCAAGGTGCGCGAGCCGCCGTCTTCGCCCCCGACAGCGTGCTATTCGGTAAGGGCGCCGCGGCCACCGTACGCCGCAATCTGCTCCTCAACTGCGACGTGCACACTCTGCTGCGTCTGCCCACCGGCATCTTCCGGGGCACCAACTCCAAGGCGAACATCCTCTTTTTCACCAAGTCCGCCCCTCGCCCCAGCGGCGAGCCCGCCACGCGCGCCCTGTGGGTCTACGACGCCCGCACCGGCAACCACCGCACGGACACCGGCAACCCGCTCACCGAGGACGACCTGTCCGACTTCCTCGCCGCCTACCGCCCGGACGACCCCGACCACAGCAGCCGTATCCCGTCACGCCAGTTCAAGCAGTACCCCGTAGCCGATCTTCTGGCCCGCCCCAGCACCAGCCTGGAGCTCTGGGCCAACCTCACCGAAGACCAGCAGGACCTTGGTTCCCCACGCGACATCGCGGCCTCCATCGTCGCCGAACTGAACAACGCGAGCAGCAGCTTCCAGGCCGTCGTGGACTCACTCGCCCCCGGCCAGTGA